One genomic window of Nicotiana sylvestris chromosome 10, ASM39365v2, whole genome shotgun sequence includes the following:
- the LOC104238894 gene encoding galactolipase DONGLE, chloroplastic-like, which produces MTTTFIHSNISSNTTTNTLASMWREIQGSKNWQNLVNPLDNLLQNEIIRYGEFVAACYNAFDLDPNSKRYLNCKYGKNSMLNEVGLGNSGYNVTKYIYATTDINVLSIGQKCSSGRWIGYVAVSNNEESKRLGRRDVLITFRGTVTNPEWIANLMSTLTPARLDPNNLRPEIKVEAGFLSLYTSNEGEKFGLGSCREQLLSEIRRVINMYKGEEMSITIAGHSMGSALALLLAYDIAELGLNTTTAPESQVSHQNRLYESSPSVSENNIIPVTVFSFGGPRVGNLGFKERCEELGIKVLRIVNVNDPITKLPGVFLNENFRVLLGGKYEVPWSCSCYAHVGVEILLDFFNMQNPTCVHDLGTYLNLLKIPKSHLQVQREEGIDFLNRAKEFFLWGLNISMLYNGEIMLPSIW; this is translated from the coding sequence ATGACTACAACATTTATTCATAGTAACATTAGTAGTAATACTACTACTAATACATTGGCTTCCATGTGGAGAGAAATCCAAGGGTCAAAAAATTGGCAAAATTTAGTGAATCCATTGGATAATCTTTTACAAAATGAGATTATTAGGTATGGAGAGTTTGTGGCTGCATGTTACAATGCTTTTGATCTTGATCCAAATTCAAAAAGATACTTGAATTGCAAGTATGGAAAAAATAGTATGTTGAATGAAGTTGGCTTGGGAAACTCAGGATATAATGTAACAAAATACATTTATGCTACTACAGATATCAATGTTTTATCAATTGGTCAAAAATGCTCTAGTGGAAGATGGATTGGTTATGTCGCAGTTTCAAATAATGAAGAATCTAAGAGACTGGGCAGGAGAGATGTGCTCATCACGTTCCGAGGAACGGTCACTAATCCTGAATGGATAGCAAATTTGATGAGCACATTAACTCCTGCCCGTCTTGATCCGAATAATCTCAGGCCTGAAATTAAGGTTGAAGctggatttttgagtttgtacACCTCGAACGAGGGTGAAAAGTTCGGTCTTGGAAGTTGTCGCGAACAATTGCTTTCTGAGATAAGGAGAGTAATAAATATGTATAAAGGCGAGGAAATGAGCATAACAATTGCAGGACATAGTATGGGAAGTGCATTAGCCCTTTTATTAGCTTATGACATTGCGGAGTTGGGATTGAACACAACAACTGCCCCTGAATCCCAAGTAAGTCATCAGAATCGACTATATGAATCATCACCATCAGTATCAGAAAATAACATCATACCGGTCACGGTTTTTTCCTTTGGAGGTCCTAGGGTTGGAAATCTTGGATTCAAAGAGAGATGTGAAGAGTTAGGTATAAAAGTATTGAGAATAGTTAATGTAAATGATCCCATCACAAAACTTCCTGGGGTTTTTTTGAATGAGAATTTTAGGGTTTTACTGGGTGGGAAGTATGAGGTTCCTTGGAGTTGTTCATGTTATGCTCATGTTGGAGTTGAAATCTTGTTAGATTTCTTCAACATGCAAAACCCTACTTGTGTACATGACTTGGGAACTTATCTCAATTTGCTCAAAATTCCTAAGAGTCATTTGCAAGTTCAAAGAGAAGAAGGCATTGATTTCTTGAATAGAGCAAAGGAGTTTTTCCTTTGGGGGCTCAATATTTCAATGCTTTATAATGGAGAAATAATGTTGCCATCCATTTGGTGA
- the LOC104238892 gene encoding V-type proton ATPase subunit e1-like, producing MGFLVTTLIFVAIGVIASLCARICCNRGPSTNLLHMTLIITATVCCWMMWAIVYLAQLKPLIVPVLSEGE from the exons ATGGGGTTTTTAGTGACGACTCTAATTTTTGTTGCGATTGGAGTTATTGCATCTTTATGTGCCAGAATTTGCTGCAATAGAGGACCTTCTACTAATCT GTTACACATGACACTGATCATCACCGCTACAGTATGCTGCTGGATGAT GTGGGCAATCGTGTACCTTGCACAGTTGAAACCACTCATCGTTCCAGTTTTGAGTGAAGGAGAATAA
- the LOC104238891 gene encoding CRIB domain-containing protein RIC4-like, with translation MLIGRNMKEKSIEKFFMLPFSVVCGSESSVAVSSSSSQSEKTNTNPAEKTKRQEGEVSSSSVKMKSFWGFLSMTRPTFSQNIQRLKRHFKGFSQLFVHKEEEEEVEMEIEIGYPTDVKHVTHIGWDGSTTINPIKGWENLKTPELISFPSISIKQFELAMAAQAGGPRGVNSNHNA, from the exons ATGCTAATTGGAAGAAATATGAAGGAAAAATCAATAGAAAAGTTTTTTATGTTGCCATTTTCTGTAGTGTGTGGTTCTGAGTCAAGTGTTGCAGTGAGCAGTAGCAGCAGCCAATCTGAGAAAACAAACACTAATCCAGCTGAGAAAACAA AAAGACAAGAAGGAGAAGTGAGCTCATCAAGTGTAAAAATGAAGAGCTTTTGGGGATTTTTGTCCATGACAAGACCAACATTTTCCCAAAATATTCAAAGATTGAAAAGGCATTTCAAAGGTTTCTCCCAATTATTTG tgcacaaagaggaagaagaagaagtggaAATGGAGATAGAAATAGGGTATCCAACAGATGTGAAGCATGTAACACACATAGGGTGGGATGGATCAACAACAATTAACCCTATCAAAGGATGGGAAAATTTGAAAACTCCTGAATTAATTTCTTttccttcaatttccattaaACAATTTGAACTTGCTATGGCTGCCCAAGCTGGTGGACCTAGAGGTGTTAATAGCAACCATAATGCTTGA